From Pelosinus fermentans DSM 17108, the proteins below share one genomic window:
- a CDS encoding SDR family oxidoreductase yields MSNPTTNSFDRYELKGKRVLITGGTTGMGEAVVKRLADAGATVITTARTVPTESLSPVLFIQADISTPAGVEKVVKEALERLGGIDILVNNVGGSSAPTGGALEMSDDDWQQIFNTNLFPAVRLDRALLPKMIEQGFGVIIHTTSIRCRLPATETMAYSAAKAALANYSKGLANQVAPYGVRVNTVSPGFIETQAATRLINRLAKDAGTDYDSAMREMVKSLGGIPLDRPGRPEEVAELVAFLVSDRASYITGCEHVIDGGTLREI; encoded by the coding sequence ATGAGCAATCCAACTACTAACTCATTTGACAGGTATGAACTAAAAGGCAAGAGGGTTCTGATTACAGGCGGGACAACCGGTATGGGTGAAGCTGTTGTTAAGCGTCTTGCCGATGCTGGAGCGACGGTTATTACCACAGCACGTACTGTTCCCACTGAATCGTTATCGCCTGTTTTATTTATTCAGGCGGATATTAGTACACCTGCCGGTGTGGAAAAAGTCGTTAAGGAGGCACTGGAACGTTTAGGTGGTATAGACATCCTGGTTAACAATGTCGGCGGCTCTTCTGCACCTACGGGAGGGGCGCTTGAGATGAGTGATGATGACTGGCAGCAGATTTTTAATACCAATTTGTTTCCTGCAGTTCGCCTGGATCGGGCGTTATTGCCGAAAATGATAGAGCAGGGTTTCGGCGTGATCATTCACACTACGTCGATTAGATGCCGTTTGCCGGCAACTGAAACGATGGCGTATTCGGCTGCGAAAGCTGCTTTGGCAAACTACAGCAAGGGACTTGCAAATCAGGTTGCGCCTTATGGAGTGCGTGTGAATACAGTTTCACCTGGATTTATTGAAACTCAGGCTGCAACGAGACTTATTAACCGATTGGCTAAGGATGCCGGCACCGACTATGATAGTGCCATGCGTGAAATGGTAAAGTCGCTTGGGGGTATTCCCTTAGATCGTCCAGGCCGTCCTGAAGAAGTTGCTGAACTGGTCGCTTTTTTAGTGTCCGACCGCGCTTCTTATATTACCGGCTGTGAACATGTCATCGATGGCGGCACTTTGCGGGAAATTTAG
- a CDS encoding nitroreductase family protein, whose translation MIKVKNTDLIQVDQEKCTQCGLCIAVCRGVLSMGDDGLEVIRSVCIGCGQCVAICPQSALDNAKSPLIKQMPLKEMPVLDAATAAQFLRSRRSIRDYHQRSVPREKVLQLLDIARMAPTACNSQGIAYHVVTNSDTLRAIATVVTQWAEGELNRDSAMAASPWAPNSAAQIEIYHQTSEDIVLRSAPCFIVAIADKNSPAPVRDNAYLSLAYAQLFATSIGLGTCWAGLFEYCAASGYEPLLNLLDMPADMRVISGLMVGYPKYTYQRLVDRNPLQVTWQ comes from the coding sequence GTGATAAAAGTAAAGAATACAGATTTGATTCAAGTTGACCAGGAAAAATGCACGCAATGCGGTCTTTGCATTGCTGTTTGTCGAGGCGTTCTCAGTATGGGCGATGATGGGCTGGAAGTTATACGGTCAGTTTGTATTGGCTGCGGTCAATGTGTGGCCATTTGCCCACAGAGTGCACTTGATAATGCAAAGTCCCCGCTCATCAAGCAAATGCCTTTAAAAGAAATGCCAGTTCTTGATGCGGCTACAGCAGCTCAATTCTTACGTTCTCGTCGATCCATCCGTGACTATCACCAAAGATCTGTACCTCGGGAAAAAGTACTGCAGCTTCTCGATATTGCCCGTATGGCTCCGACCGCCTGCAATTCTCAGGGAATCGCCTACCATGTCGTGACTAATTCTGATACACTGCGGGCGATTGCTACTGTTGTCACCCAGTGGGCGGAAGGCGAGTTGAATAGAGATTCCGCAATGGCAGCTTCTCCGTGGGCGCCAAATTCTGCTGCTCAGATTGAAATCTATCATCAAACCAGTGAGGATATCGTACTAAGGTCCGCTCCGTGCTTCATCGTGGCAATAGCAGACAAGAATTCTCCGGCTCCTGTCCGGGACAATGCTTATTTGTCCTTAGCGTATGCGCAACTGTTTGCAACCTCAATCGGACTGGGGACATGCTGGGCCGGATTATTTGAATACTGCGCCGCTTCCGGTTATGAACCGCTCCTTAATCTGTTGGACATGCCGGCAGACATGCGTGTCATCAGTGGACTAATGGTAGGCTATCCGAAATATACCTATCAACGATTAGTGGATAGAAACCCTTTGCAAGTTACATGGCAGTAG